In one uncultured Fibrobacter sp. genomic region, the following are encoded:
- a CDS encoding aspartate-semialdehyde dehydrogenase has translation MIRNVAIMGATGAVGQEILSILEERNFPLQSLKLLASERSAGREFKFKGETLKCEALNKDSFKGIDLVLSSAGAAISQEFAPIAVENGAVVVDNTSFFRMDPAVPLVVPEVNPEDIKLYKAELGGKGIIANPNCTTIMMVVVLNPIEKISHIKKIHISSYQSASGAGAVAMEELKQQYKDILETGSTTHINKFPFQLAYNVIPQIDKMTENDYTKEEMKMFNETRKIMHSDVRTSATCVRVSSLRSHSESVWFETERPVSVEEIRNALKNAPGVTLKDDPQNYVYPMPLESAGKDNVFVGRIRKDLADENSNTLWLTGDQIRKGAALNAVQIGEILLKM, from the coding sequence ATGATTCGCAACGTTGCCATTATGGGTGCCACTGGCGCCGTAGGCCAAGAAATCCTCTCCATCCTCGAAGAGCGCAATTTCCCGCTGCAGAGCCTGAAGCTCCTCGCCTCCGAACGCAGTGCAGGGCGTGAATTCAAGTTCAAGGGCGAAACGCTCAAGTGCGAAGCACTGAACAAGGATTCCTTCAAGGGTATCGACCTGGTGCTCAGCTCCGCCGGCGCAGCCATTTCTCAGGAATTCGCTCCGATCGCCGTCGAAAACGGTGCCGTGGTCGTGGACAACACAAGCTTCTTCCGTATGGATCCGGCAGTTCCTCTGGTCGTGCCGGAAGTGAACCCCGAAGACATCAAGCTCTACAAGGCTGAACTCGGTGGCAAGGGCATCATCGCCAACCCGAACTGCACGACCATCATGATGGTCGTGGTGCTCAACCCGATCGAAAAGATTTCCCACATCAAGAAGATTCACATTTCTTCTTACCAGAGCGCAAGCGGTGCAGGTGCCGTCGCTATGGAAGAACTCAAGCAGCAGTACAAGGACATCCTCGAAACGGGTTCCACCACCCACATCAACAAGTTCCCCTTCCAGCTCGCCTACAACGTGATTCCGCAGATCGACAAGATGACGGAAAACGACTACACGAAGGAAGAAATGAAGATGTTCAACGAAACGCGCAAGATCATGCACTCTGACGTTCGTACGAGCGCCACCTGCGTGCGCGTGAGCTCGCTGCGTTCTCACTCCGAATCCGTGTGGTTCGAAACCGAACGTCCGGTTTCTGTCGAAGAAATCCGTAACGCTCTCAAGAACGCTCCGGGCGTTACCCTCAAGGACGATCCGCAGAACTACGTGTACCCGATGCCGCTCGAAAGCGCAGGCAAGGACAACGTCTTCGTGGGCCGTATCCGTAAGGACCTCGCCGACGAAAACAGCAACACGCTGTGGCTCACCGGTGACCAGATCCGCAAGGGCGCTGCTTTGAACGCTGTTCAGATTGGCGAAATCTTGCTCAAGATGTAA